Below is a genomic region from Cloeon dipterum chromosome 2, ieCloDipt1.1, whole genome shotgun sequence.
AATGATTGGAGATGGCCATCTTTCGGGTggagaaaaagtaaaaaaattatgaaggtCAAGAAACAATTTCAGAACAAGACgaaaattacagaaaatcTACTTAACTAGTCGGGAAGGACACTTAAATAACAACAATCGCAAATGTTCAATTTTCCCTTGCATATTGTGGTATGTTTCTTGCACagtaaaatagcaaataaacGTAGAGAACCATCTTTGTGAGAAAATGCGGCCCTAATGCTTGGGTCAGGCTGGTCTTGTTGAAGTTAAGAAGAATCTTGTAccaaatgattaaaaagtgAAGCTAAAATAGTTTATTGAGTTGTTGGTACgagaaattggaattttatgttaaaattctaGCTCATGCTCACTTTGGAAAATAGGCAATCAAATCATAGAATATTATTAAGTACCAGATATTAATCTAATTGTTGCAGCAATGATAAAGACTTCCACATTGCTTCAATAGCGTGCACAACTTTTAAAGGATCGAGAAGAGCGGTCAAaggagcaaattgaaaaagtggATCAGTCTCACCTGCTGATTCTTCTTGACCCTCTTGTCCTGATCCCCAACAGCGGCGGTTTTTTGCTTCTTCTCAACAGCCACTGGGGTTTGCTTCCGgtgattctttttattttcaatccaatTCCTAATGCGTCGGATGAATGGGATAATCATGAAGAAGCTGTTGGTACCAAGACCAAGCGCGTCCTTGGACGTCGTGTCCTTCTTTGTGCAAGGCAACTGGTCCACAGGGAACCACTGGATGGACTTGATTTCACAGCGGGTTGATGGCTTAAATGAAGTGTCGCTAGGCACTCCTGAGATGATGTACAGTCTGATCAGCTGGTCGTTGTGGACGTGCTCAAGGAAGTCGTTCTCTCTAAGATAGGGACTGATGTCAAAGCTGGTCTCTTCCAACACCTGTTTACAGaggccttttttaaaaattccgatacttttcaaaaaataataatgatctAAAAAGCGGGGAGACGTTTTCTCAATTATACTTCATTAGAAAGATCACTGATTTCACCttaattggcaaaaaaacGCGACCtaattcaactaaaaattggaaaaattcatgGTCGGTTCCAACATCTGTACAAAATTGTGGTAATTTTAGTGAGCAAATAAATAGTCAATGTAGAATCAAAAGAAACCTTTGTATATCTCACAGGCTGTCTAATCATATCAGCTGGTGAggttacattaattttattgttgctaTACCTCTCTGATGGCGCAACGAGACCACTCTTCGCCTTCATTCACTTTGCCCTTCGGAAAGCCCCAGGAGCACTTGGAATAGTATCCTTGAACCAGAAGAACGTGTGTCATATTTTCGTTGAGGATGATTGCTCCAAACGTGGGGACAGACATTTTGTACGCTCTCCATGCCTCATACATTTTCTCGGCACTGCTGCTGTACCTGTTCAGGTGTGGAATGTGCTGCGAAGAGAGAATGCCTCGCGTCAGATTCATGCAGAAACGAGCGTGTTAAAACATACCTTTAACATGCAAGCGTGGAATTCCTTGATAGAACATTTCCGCAGACTGCTATTGTTTTTGCAGTAGAAGTCAAGGTAGTACCAATGGGCGAGCTCAATTTGAAAACAGATTCTGATTTCGTTGGATCTCTCCTCTTCAGGCACATTGATAATGAAGCGGCTGAAAATACAAAGAAAGTTAGAGATgtggataataaaaattttaactacgCATCATTGGAAATTCGAGAAAACtacattaattttgtgttaaattaataatctgaTGCCAAATTAATCTGGATTGATTAATAAAACTCGCCATTCTTACCCAGCGAGCAAAGtttgttcaaataatattttgacattaaaaGAACATTCCTTTTGTGTGGAAGTAATGTTATGTTCATTTAATATCAGGTTAAAACATTATCTCTATGTTCTATGTTCGAtgaatattcatttatattcTAGGAACATGAACATAAATAGAATGTAGCTGAATATTCCGTTAAGATattaaatcaactaaaaaattaaaaaatggttttatgtTCTTTGAATGTTCAGGGAACATTCATAGAACATTAATTACGCGCAtgcgttaatttaaaaactggtCTCAAAACATGcgccattttaattattgctcaaaaacaaaaacaaagccgattaggctgctgctgcgaattTGCAGCACTCAATCAGCTTCGCGCGCGTCCCCTG
It encodes:
- the DCP2 gene encoding m7GpppN-mRNA hydrolase, yielding MAAIHPPIMEYQKNLVSSDILDDLASRFIINVPEEERSNEIRICFQIELAHWYYLDFYCKNNSSLRKCSIKEFHACMLKHIPHLNRYSSSAEKMYEAWRAYKMSVPTFGAIILNENMTHVLLVQGYYSKCSWGFPKGKVNEGEEWSRCAIREVLEETSFDISPYLRENDFLEHVHNDQLIRLYIISGVPSDTSFKPSTRCEIKSIQWFPVDQLPCTKKDTTSKDALGLGTNSFFMIIPFIRRIRNWIENKKNHRKQTPVAVEKKQKTAAVGDQDKRVKKNQQVENQQQTKASRKVAGKRVSPMPVASNGHLQKCGLRFDQDGVAIITAPSWTNFHFDHTALLKQLAS